The genome window AGCTCACCGTGAAGAAGGCTTCCTCAAAGACGAGCAGCGGCCCTGAGAAGCCGATgaccagcaggggctgagcaccCAGCAGGCAGAAGAGGACGCCCTGCAGCGATGTGGAGATGATCAGCTCCGACACCCCGATCAGGTCCTGCGTCTTCTCCCCTGCGGCAGCACAGGCTCAGGCTCACCATCGGGATGGGCCCTCGGGCAcggccctgccccacagcacgAGCACTGCTGCACCCCCCTTGGCAGGCTCCACACCCGCACTCACCCAGCAGCCCCCCGAAGGTGATGGCGGGTGACAGCGCAGCGAAGTAGATGAAGATGACGGCAGCGATGCATTGGGGGTCCAGTGCGTCGCGGAAGTCGCTCAGGTAGTGGGGGTACCTCCGCCGCACGTCCCGGATCAGCCCCCCGAAGGGGCGGCCCGTGCGCCTCAGGGGGTCGTCATCCTCCTCGGCCTCGTCCTCCACCACCTtcagcttcagcagagctgggggtgagcAGATGCACagacaggcagacagacagTGAGACCCCACCAGCTGGGacacaccccaaaccctgtcctggccccagccccggccctgGCACCTTTCTCCTCAGGGGActtgggctccagcagcagcctccgctcctgctccatcctcttcTTCAGCATCTCGCGCTGGAAGTGGGCGACGCTGCGCAGCAGCTCCTCGCCCTGCACCTCGGAGGGCGGCAGCACCACGCTGCAGTCCAGGAACTCGTTGATGGCATTCAGAAGGTCATGACGGTCGTCGGCCAGGTAGGCGGCCTCGTGGAATTGCTGGGGGCCCATGGCAGGGTCAGTGCCCACACCACAGCCCTGTGGCTCCTGAGAGCCTGGTATTTTGCAGCCCCGAGCCCACAGCATCAGGATGGCCCTGGTCCTGGCACGGCCCTGAGCCCCtaaccctggcacagccctggtccCCATCCCAGGATGGCCACGAGACCCCAACACAGCAAGGCTAACTGCCAACACAGCAAGGCTAACTGGCATCCTGGCATTGCCCCAAGCTCCCCAACCCCGACAGGACTCCAAGCTCTCATCCTGGCATTTCTCTGAGACCGCAGCATTGGCACAATCTGAGccctccagcccatcccatctGAGTCCTGAGCTGCTGGCCCTATcacacccccaaacccacagtTGAGTGCTGTCTCAAGACCATAGTCCCAGCACAACCCTgaagccccagccctggcacaaaaaccctgagctccctgcccagcacagcctcaagcccctgccccagcagagccctgaacccccatcctggcacagccccaaacccctcaggcGGGCACAGCCCGAGCCCCCTGCCCGCCAGGACCCCCCGGGGCAGGGACCTTGTCGGACATGAGGGTGGAGATGGAGCGCCCAATCTCGTGATAGTCCatgtgggtgctgctggggcccAGCAGCACGAAGAGGAACCGCACAGGCACGGGCACCTCCAGCACCGCGTCCAGCTCCACGGCCTCCTGCAGCCGCACGAAGGCCATGGTGGGCTGGTCCAGGAACTCCACAcagcctggggggcacaggggtcaCCAGGGTGCCTGGCATGCGGCGCCCACACCCCTGGCCTGCCCACCTCTCCATACCCACGAGCACCACTGTGGCCTCAGCGTTGTCCGGGatcttctccagcagcttcagCTCGTGCTTTGACTTGGAGCGAGTGATGCCGGCCGGGGGTGTGGGAGTGAGGACCTCCCTCTGTGGGGACAGAGTGGGGCACAGGGGTCAGGGCCCTTCCCCAGggcacgggcagggctgggggccgTGGCACCCACCTCCCGCTCCACGTCGATGCGCGTGTCGTGCTCGCCGGCGTGGCCAGCGATGAGGGGCTCGGTGACGGCCGGCTCGCTGCCCTCAGCCACGTGGTTGGTGCTGTGGTGGTGCACGagcagggagcccaggctgcccGCCGAGATGTTCCGCGGGAAGGAGAACTCCTTCTCGTCGCTCGGGTGGCTGCgggacagggccagggctgTCCGTGGTGGCCCGGCGGCACAGCCATTGCCAGGATCCCAGGGACAGCATcagccccacagctcagggagcagagcctgggggcaAGGGGCTGTGTCCGTGCCCCCAGCGCCCACCTGTGCTTGAGCAGCAGCGCCCGCAGCACGTTGGCACGGTCCTCAGCCCGGATCTGGTCCGTGATCACCATCTGCTCCACCACCTGGTGAGCCACCCCCGGCAGCGTCTTTTGGTCCAGGTCCAGGAGCACGGCCCCTGGACAACAGAGGGGGcgctggggccagcagggacaggactcCACCTCACTCACCGTGGGCCCCACAGGGCGGTCCCCGCCTCCCTACCGTGGGCCAGGGTCTTGCGGAGCTCCAGAAGGCTGCGGAAGGAGAGGGAGGCCACGTGTGGCTTGCCCCAGCGGTCTGTCTCCTCCTCCACGTCCTCCTCAAACTTGATCCAGCGCGCCGTCTCCttccactgcagctcctggttcTTGTCCACCACCAGCTCGTTCAGCTCCACAaacacctgcagcacagccgGGTCAGTGCCGGGACCCCAGACCCCATCCCTGCCCGTGCCCTGGCAAAGGACCCCGCACCTCGTGGGGCTGCCGGTCCTGCTTGCGCTGCCGCGTGCTGGGCTCCTTGTGGTCCTTGCTGACGTGCACCACCTGTGCCTTGGCGCTCTTCCGCACCAGGTGCCGGCGCACGCCCGGCACGTCCTCGAAGCGGTGACCTGggggggtcagcaatggggggTGCCCGGTCTGTGGGGCCCTGCACCTCAGAGCCCAGCATGGGGGACACTGAGCCCTCAGATGTGGGGCCCTGCACCTCAGAGCCCAGCACGGGGGACACTGAGCCCTCAGATGTGGGGCCCTGCACCTCAGAGCCCAGCACGGGGGACACTGAGCCCTCAGATGTGGGGCCCTGCACCTCAGAGCCCAGCACGGGGGACACTGAGCCCTCAGATGTGGGGCCCTGCACCTCAGAGCCCAGCACGGGGGACACTGAGCCCTCAGATGTggggccctgcccagctgtggagctgtgggatgtgtcctgccagggacagctcagggcagagccCTCATCCCACTGCTGGGGGCAAGTGCTGCAGCTTTGTGGGGGTCACTGGGTCACTGCCAGCAACGCCACCAATCAAGGTGGCTCCTGGCACCGGGGTCACCTGCTCGCTATGTGCCAAGGCCAACCCGTGGCCACTGGCACAtgggccctgccctggctgagctcccctggcagctccacagCAAAAGCATCACCCATCACCCTGAGAGTCCTGGGCTGTGAATCCCTGGGGCTTCTGAGTGCTCAGGGGAGCCACCATCACTGCTACTGCTGTCActggctccagctgccccagACCGAGCTCCTGGCCATTTCACAGGgactcagcccagccctggcaccagggatgggtcccctgtggctgtgcctagcactgggagcagggtcAGCGCCTGCACCGAGCTCAGCTTGGCTGCAGACACAAGGcaacctggcactgccagccccagcaaTGCCAGCCCCACCATCCCCAGCAATGCCAGCCCCAGCAATGCCAGCCCCACTGTCCCAAACCCGCCATCCCCAGCGATGCCAGCCCCAGCAATGCCAGCCCTACCATCCCCAGCGCCgctccactgtcccagcccaCTCGCCCAACACAGAgtggccaccagggcagccccaggggcacagTGCCCACTCACTCTTCATGTAGTCCAGGTCAGCCGAGGCCAGTGTCTGTGCCTCTGACTCGTCTGTTGGCATTTTCTGGTAGCGGTCCTGCTCTGCAGCCGTCATGCTGCCGATGCAGCGCCGCTCGTGCAGGTTGTAGCTGCGGTGCCCCGGCTGCGACTTGGGCGCAGGGCGGCCCGGGGACCCAGCCTCGGCGGCTGCCccctcccccagagccccctgctCGGCATCAGGGCTGCAAGGCaggagcccagctcagtgctgagcCCCGCTCTGCACCCCAGTCCTGACACGGGGTACGGGAAGGGGCTGTCCAGCCCCCACCCTGCCGTGGGGCGGCCAGAGGATGCTGCCCACTCCCCAAGAGCTCCAGCATGGCCCAACCCCAGCTCACCTGCTGGCCTGCGCTTCCTTCGGGGCCGTGCCCCCTCGGGGCTCAGGGGGGGAGCCGGGCAGTGCCGCGGGGGCCGCTGGCTCCTCTGCCTGCCGGTCGCTCACCTCATCCTCCTGCAAGAAGAACTGGGGGTGCAGCGGGTGAGCCGGCTGCTGGGAGCCGCGTCTCCCTGGCCATGGATGGCAGCACCGGCCCCGGCTcctccagtgcccagctgtgcccaggcacgCTGAGTGCTGCCCCCACCCCAGCCCGGCCCTCACCTGCACTGCCTCGGCCGGCCCAGGCTGCCGCAGCTCCTCCGCCGACCGCTCCGTCTCCGTGTCGCACGcgtcatcctcatcctcctcagcctcctcgATGGTGGGGGTCTCTCCGGGGACAGAGGCACGCCGGGCCTTCTTTTTGCCCTTTTTCGGGATCCCCTTCTTGCGGCGGGCGTCAGAGGGCAGGTGCGTGGAGAGCGGGTGGTGGATGTGGTGGGACGACTGACGGTGGTCTGGGGGGACCGGGAGTTGGTGCTGTGTTCCCTGCCCATTTCCTGCCAGCTCCCCACGCCCTGCTCGCCCCCTGTCCGCTCCCTGCCCGTTCCCTGCTCCGTGCCCGCCCTTGGCCCCGCTCACACTCGAAGTCCTCCTCGCCGTAGCTGCGCCCGGCCTCCTCGGCGTTGCGGGGGTGGGCGTCGTTCAGGATCTCCTCGAAGCGCTCCACGCCCAGGGCCTTGTTCAggtccttctcctcctcctcctctccgaAGGCAGGTGAGCCGGCGCCCAGCGCCTCCTGCTCGGGCTGCGGGCCGGCAGCGGGGATGAGCGGGCACACGGCGGCAGCACCGGCACCGCCACCCACCGTGGCCCGACCCCAGCGCACCCCGGCCACGCAGCGCCGCGAGATGGCTGCTCCGAGGGGCTGTCTGAGCCCCGAAGGcacccaggggctgggcacccctgccctgggctgggcaccccCTGCATCATTCCCACCCCACGCACCCCAGCACCCCCGGCCTCAGCGCTTGCGTCGGTGTCACCTCCACGCCACGGTGTCACCTCCACCCCACgtgccacagcagcccagctccgggccctgggctgtgccccggGTACCCCGTGACACGCTTTCCTCCGAATGGGAACCAGCATGGccagtgctgtgtccctggacagccccggcccccccagtgctgtgtccctgtaccaccccagcatccccagcGCGGTGCCCCGGTGCTGTGCCCCccccagtgctgtcccagcccctgacCCGCAGATCCCCCGGCTCCGTGCCCCCCGCCCCGGGCTGCCGCTGCCCCCCAGCCgggggtgccaggggtgggCTCGGGGGGAGGGGCTGCGGGGGCAgggggcggggctgggggcgggaGGGGatgcggggctgggggcgcaGAGGGATGCGGAGGGTGCGGGGGGGTTGTGGGGGTAACGCGGGACCGGGGGCTGCGGGAACACGGGGGATGCGGAGCTGGGGGGATACGGAGGATGCGAGGCTGGCGGTTGCAGGGGCCTGGCTGGGGGAGTGCGGGAGGAgctgcgggggctgcggggggcGCGTCCCCGGCCGGTCCTACCTGAGTCATGGCGGAGCCGCTCCCTCCGCAGCTCCCGCAGCGCTTTATCGGAGCGGCGGGACCGGCCGGGGATGGGGccgggggtggggggagagcgggggggggcgcgggggaGGAAACCGGGGGGGCGGCGGCTCCGTCCCGGCCTTGCCAAATATTGACGGAGCCGCCTCGCGCCCGTCTCAAGGTGACGGCGAACGCAGAGGGCACCGGCGGCACCGCGGCACCGGCGGCGGCCCCGGAGCgaccgccccccccccccccggaaTGCACCGGGCCCCGCAGGATGCAGCGGACCCACTCGGGATGCGCCGATCCCCCGCCAACTCCGGCCCCTCGGGACGCACCAACACCCCGGGAACCACCGGCCCCTCCCGCCGAGCCCCGGCCCCCGAACCGCCGGCTCCCCGGGCCCAGCTCGGATTGCCCCGGAGGGCAGCTCCCATCCCCCGGGGCTGCACGGACCCCCGGTAAATGCCCTGCCAGCCTTGCACCCCTCAGCCCCTGCGGGGGCTGCACAGCCGAGCCCCCCGCCACGGCCCCACCCAGGGACCCCGGGACCCCCGGAgtgggggggcaggggggtACAGGGGCACCCCAGGCACCAGGATCTGCCTGCAGGGGCAGCgggggaggagctgccagcGCCCCGAGTGGGCACCCCAGAAGCACCTGCGGGTCCatggctgtgccatggccacCCCACATGAACCCCAGCCCAGGTATCCGGTTTGGGCACAGGTGCCCCATACCTGTTCCCACTGCACAGTGACCCCTGGGCTCCCAGGGGGGTTACCTGGAGGGTGACACAGGGGGTCACTGTGCAGTGGGGTGACCCAGGTGATGGCCCACGCCAGCCCATCACACCCCGGCACACAGGGGCTGCCACGTGATGGCAGCGGCGGCATCAGACCAGTCCTGCCACACCCCTCCCACCATCCCCGTGCCCCCTTTGATCCCCCAGACCCCTCAAGCCCCTTTGGCCGTGGCCCCATGGCCCCAAACCTGCCGGGCTCCATTCTGCACCCCAGCAGCATCCACCCCACCTTTGTCAGGCACCTGGCGTCACCGTGGCACAGGTGGGCAGGGTGCCCTGGGTTAGCAGCGCAGagagagcccccagagcccccctaGGCCGCAGCTTACCCGGGAGCCCCGGAAAAACTCCATTAGGATGGGGCCGGTCCCATCCCCGGTCACGTGCGGGCGGCGGGGCTCGCCAGCAGCACCGGGCGGCCGCGGCGTGACACGGGGCTCAATCATTAACCCGGCCGGGAACCGCCGCCAGGGCAGCGCTGGCACCGCGGGCACCGCCACGGCCCTGCCACCGGCGGCGCTGGCACCGTGCGGCCCCAAGGGCGCCCgccaccctggcacagccggCCTGGCCTGCCCCGGGGGGCTGAGCAACAGGGCAggtggcactgggcactgccagcagccacagccctgccccacaccTGAGCCAGGGCTAGGGCAGGTGCaatgggcactgccagcaccccaCAGCCCGGCCCCACACCTGAGCCAGGGCTAGGGCAGGTGCaatgggcactgccagcaccccaCAGCCCGGCCCCACACCTGAGCCAGGGGTGAGGGTAGGTgccacacagcactgccagcaccccaTAGCCCTGCCCCACGCCTGAGCCAGGGGTGAGGGTAGGTgccacacagcactgccagcaccccacagccctgccccacgcCTGAGCCAGGGGTGAGGGTAGGTgccacacagcactgccagcaccccacagccctgccccacaccTGAGCCGGGGTGAGGGCAGGtggcacacagcactgccagcaccccaTAGCCCCGCAGTCGGGCATCCCCCAGGCGCG of Molothrus ater isolate BHLD 08-10-18 breed brown headed cowbird chromosome 1, BPBGC_Mater_1.1, whole genome shotgun sequence contains these proteins:
- the SLC4A2 gene encoding anion exchange protein 2 isoform X1, which encodes MTHSQVSSELHHIVSSAFQSPEQEALGAGSPAFGEEEEEKDLNKALGVERFEEILNDAHPRNAEEAGRSYGEEDFEYHRQSSHHIHHPLSTHLPSDARRKKGIPKKGKKKARRASVPGETPTIEEAEEDEDDACDTETERSAEELRQPGPAEAVQFFLQEDEVSDRQAEEPAAPAALPGSPPEPRGGTAPKEAQASSPDAEQGALGEGAAAEAGSPGRPAPKSQPGHRSYNLHERRCIGSMTAAEQDRYQKMPTDESEAQTLASADLDYMKSHRFEDVPGVRRHLVRKSAKAQVVHVSKDHKEPSTRQRKQDRQPHEVFVELNELVVDKNQELQWKETARWIKFEEDVEEETDRWGKPHVASLSFRSLLELRKTLAHGAVLLDLDQKTLPGVAHQVVEQMVITDQIRAEDRANVLRALLLKHSHPSDEKEFSFPRNISAGSLGSLLVHHHSTNHVAEGSEPAVTEPLIAGHAGEHDTRIDVEREREVLTPTPPAGITRSKSKHELKLLEKIPDNAEATVVLVGCVEFLDQPTMAFVRLQEAVELDAVLEVPVPVRFLFVLLGPSSTHMDYHEIGRSISTLMSDKQFHEAAYLADDRHDLLNAINEFLDCSVVLPPSEVQGEELLRSVAHFQREMLKKRMEQERRLLLEPKSPEEKALLKLKVVEDEAEEDDDPLRRTGRPFGGLIRDVRRRYPHYLSDFRDALDPQCIAAVIFIYFAALSPAITFGGLLGEKTQDLIGVSELIISTSLQGVLFCLLGAQPLLVIGFSGPLLVFEEAFFTFCTSNELEYLVGRVWIGFWLILIVLVMVAFEGSFLVRFVSRFTQEIFAFLISLIFIYETFSKLAKIFQEHPLHSCLSTNSSAEVWGNGTVAVANTTALATSPVARGATKVTGQPNTALLSLVLMAGTFFIAFFLRKFKNSRFFPGRIRRLIGDFGVPIAILVMVLVDYSIQDTYTQKLSVPSGFSVTAPDKRGWVINPLGVQSAFPVWMMVASGLPAILVFILIFMETQITTLIISKKERMLQKGSGFHLDLLLIVAMGGFFALFGLPWLAAATVRSVTHANALTVMSKAVAPGDKPKIQEVKEQRVTGLLVAVLVGLSIVIGDLLRQIPLAVLFGIFLYMGVTSLNGIQFYERLQLLLMPPKHHPDVTYVKKVRTLRMHLFTGLQLACLAVLWAVMSTVASLAFPFILILTVPLRMCLLSRIFTDREMKCLDAAEAEPILDEREGVDEYNEMPMPV
- the SLC4A2 gene encoding anion exchange protein 2 isoform X2; translated protein: MTQPEQEALGAGSPAFGEEEEEKDLNKALGVERFEEILNDAHPRNAEEAGRSYGEEDFEYHRQSSHHIHHPLSTHLPSDARRKKGIPKKGKKKARRASVPGETPTIEEAEEDEDDACDTETERSAEELRQPGPAEAVQFFLQEDEVSDRQAEEPAAPAALPGSPPEPRGGTAPKEAQASSPDAEQGALGEGAAAEAGSPGRPAPKSQPGHRSYNLHERRCIGSMTAAEQDRYQKMPTDESEAQTLASADLDYMKSHRFEDVPGVRRHLVRKSAKAQVVHVSKDHKEPSTRQRKQDRQPHEVFVELNELVVDKNQELQWKETARWIKFEEDVEEETDRWGKPHVASLSFRSLLELRKTLAHGAVLLDLDQKTLPGVAHQVVEQMVITDQIRAEDRANVLRALLLKHSHPSDEKEFSFPRNISAGSLGSLLVHHHSTNHVAEGSEPAVTEPLIAGHAGEHDTRIDVEREREVLTPTPPAGITRSKSKHELKLLEKIPDNAEATVVLVGCVEFLDQPTMAFVRLQEAVELDAVLEVPVPVRFLFVLLGPSSTHMDYHEIGRSISTLMSDKQFHEAAYLADDRHDLLNAINEFLDCSVVLPPSEVQGEELLRSVAHFQREMLKKRMEQERRLLLEPKSPEEKALLKLKVVEDEAEEDDDPLRRTGRPFGGLIRDVRRRYPHYLSDFRDALDPQCIAAVIFIYFAALSPAITFGGLLGEKTQDLIGVSELIISTSLQGVLFCLLGAQPLLVIGFSGPLLVFEEAFFTFCTSNELEYLVGRVWIGFWLILIVLVMVAFEGSFLVRFVSRFTQEIFAFLISLIFIYETFSKLAKIFQEHPLHSCLSTNSSAEVWGNGTVAVANTTALATSPVARGATKVTGQPNTALLSLVLMAGTFFIAFFLRKFKNSRFFPGRIRRLIGDFGVPIAILVMVLVDYSIQDTYTQKLSVPSGFSVTAPDKRGWVINPLGVQSAFPVWMMVASGLPAILVFILIFMETQITTLIISKKERMLQKGSGFHLDLLLIVAMGGFFALFGLPWLAAATVRSVTHANALTVMSKAVAPGDKPKIQEVKEQRVTGLLVAVLVGLSIVIGDLLRQIPLAVLFGIFLYMGVTSLNGIQFYERLQLLLMPPKHHPDVTYVKKVRTLRMHLFTGLQLACLAVLWAVMSTVASLAFPFILILTVPLRMCLLSRIFTDREMKCLDAAEAEPILDEREGVDEYNEMPMPV